The Prunus persica cultivar Lovell chromosome G8, Prunus_persica_NCBIv2, whole genome shotgun sequence genome includes a region encoding these proteins:
- the LOC18766839 gene encoding auxin-induced protein 15A — MGFRLPAIVNAKRSLIRSLSSSSQTADSKTLDIPKGYLAVYVGESQKKRFVIPISYLNEPLFLDLLSQAEEEFGYDHPMGGITIPCSENTFLDLTSRLSV, encoded by the coding sequence ATGGGTTTCCGGTTGCCTGCAATTGTTAATGCAAAGAGAAGTCTCATTCGATCTCTATCTAGTTCAAGCCAGACAGCAGATTCAAAGACTTTAGATATCCCAAAAGGCTACCTTGCAGTCTATGTTGGGGAGAGCCAGAAGAAGCGGTTTGTGATTCCGATATCATATTTGAATGAGCCTTTATTCCTGGATTTGCTGAGTCAAGCTGAAGAAGAATTCGGATATGATCATCCCATGGGAGGTATCACAATCCCCTGCAGTGAAAACACCTTCCTTGATCTCACTTCCCGCTTGAGTGTGTGA
- the LOC109950860 gene encoding uncharacterized protein LOC109950860: protein MCTEDVEKLVNDRLRDLKTGGNFEDSLRKEMDQVSSTPFTLDIEQAAHPKQFSTPSFIHFKGDSDPESHLKHFKSVIILHQADGALMCKVFTITLRGAAQDWFHTLPSRSISSFKELAYVFTKEYTSYRTIKKNLDHLYNLRKKSDESLRGYIKRFKAEKANIVGCDDRIASSTFKKGLPAEHDLYHELTITPSQTLAEVYETAERYALWDDDRIAAKKSTKQEDQPTKRAGQRGDGFNNRNKDKRRSHPQGEATGGENYTKFTIPIHQILAQVKNKPWVRRPPPLKGDPDKRDTSKYYAIHETHEHTTNNCSAWKAHLEELMREGHCTEFVAKQAIQRIEDRDTAKEPPQKVIRINTILADFEESGLTSKEKKRKIKQATVISQVSIDPPLAEDDPVIGFQKKDLIGLDTPHNDALVISIQIAQAMVDRIHADEGSAANILQLAVIQQMGLETKINKLVRLLTGFNGATTITVGTIDLDVYSPLVISLQTFMVINEVSPYNGILGRPWIGKINAITSATHQKIRYPIPTGGVGQINSDQAMARKCSAQGLKKGKQA, encoded by the coding sequence ATGTGCACAGAAGACGTTGAGAAGCTCGTGAATGACCGACTTCGAGACTTGAAGACCGGAGGAAACTTCGAGGATTCACTACGTAAGGAGATGGACCAGGTGAGCTCTACGCCTTTCACCCTCGATATCGAGCAGGCCGCTCACCCGAAGCAATTCTCGACACCCTCGTTCATACACTTCAAAGGGGATTCCGATCCCGAGAGCCACTtaaaacacttcaaaagtgTTATAATCCTCCACCAGGCTGACGGCGCGCTAATGTGCAAGGTATTTACGATAACCTTGCGAGGAGCAGCccaagactggttccacaccCTACCATCCAGGTCgatcagcagcttcaaggagctagCTTACGTCTTCACCAAAGAATACACCTCTTACCGGACAATCAAGAAGAACCTTGACCACCTGTACAACCTGCGCAAGAAGTCTGACGAATCCCTTCGAGGTTACATCAAGAGATTCAAGGCAGAAAAGGCAAACATTGTAGGATGTGACGACCGAATCGCGTCCTCCACTTTCAAGAAAGGCCTTCCAGCTGAGCACGACTTGTACCACGAGCTAACTATCACTCCCAGCCAGACGCTGGCAGAGGTCTACGAGACTGCGGAACGCTACGCGCTCTGGGATGACGATCGAATCGCCGCAAAGAAGTCTACAAAGCAGGAAGATCAGCCAACTAAGCGGGCAGGTCAAAGAGGCGACGGATTTAACAACCGAAACAAAGACAAGCGTAGGTCGCACCCACAAGGGGAGGCTACGGGAGGAgagaactacaccaagttcaccatccccatacatcaaatCTTGGCCCAAGTGAAGAACAAACCTTGGGTAAGAAGACCACCACCTTTGAAGGGAGATCCGGACAAGAGGGACACTAGCAAATACTATGCCATCCATGAAACGCACGAGCACACTACGAACAACTGCTCCGCTTGGAAAGCGCATCTTGAAGAACTCATGAGAGAAGGCCACTGCACTGAATTCGTTGCGAAGCAGGCCATCCAACGGATTGAAGATCGAGACACCGCCAAGGAGCCGCCtcagaaggtcataaggattaacacaatcctagccgaCTTCGAGGAGTCTGGGCTGAccagcaaagaaaagaagaggaagatcaaacaggcCACTGTGATCTCCCAAGTCTCGATCGACCCTCCACTAGCAGAAGACGATCCTGTGATcggcttccaaaagaaagatctgatCGGCCTCGACACGCCACATAACGACGCACttgtcatcagcattcaaatcgCTCAGGCCATGGTCGACCGAATCCATGCAGATGAGGGCAGCGCAGCCAATATCCTACAACTGGCGGTCATCCAACAGATGGGCTTGGAGACAAAGATCAACAAGTTAGTCAGATTGCTGACTGGTTTTAATGGTGCAACAACGATTACCGTGGGCACGATAGACCTCGACGTTTACTCCCCACTGGTGATCAGCTTGCAAACATTCATGGTCATTAATGAGGTCTCACCTTACAACGGTATCCTGGGCAGACCATGGATTGGCAAGATCAATGCCATCACCTCCGCCACACATCAGAAAATTCGGTACCCAATCCCTACGGGAGGTGTCGGCCAAATCAACAGCGATCAAGCAATGGCGAGGAAATGCTCCGCCCAAGGGCTGAAGAAAGGCAAACAAGCGTAG